The following proteins are co-located in the Sandaracinaceae bacterium genome:
- a CDS encoding transposase domain-containing protein, whose protein sequence is MLFAGSSEGAHRACVLLGIVATCRAIGVPVQAYLAWAFERLGTHRDVFRLDVADMAPAAFKRSML, encoded by the coding sequence ATGCTCTTCGCCGGCAGCTCGGAGGGAGCGCACCGTGCCTGCGTCCTGCTCGGCATCGTGGCTACCTGCCGCGCCATCGGGGTACCCGTCCAGGCCTACCTTGCCTGGGCCTTCGAGCGGCTCGGCACCCACCGCGACGTGTTCAGGCTTGACGTGGCCGACATGGCGCCGGCCGCGTTCAAGCGCTCCATGCTCTGA
- a CDS encoding IS66 family transposase → MVDVEALQRENAELRGQVSQLVQQLAKLNERVAQLLAIAQRKQRKTPAVKPPAPPPTVEGEAKRAFDERPQAPGKPTEEEKAKSPVKPTGRKKLPPHLEAEEHTLRPDACMHCGSTALDAADEITEEKLHVVKEHQRRRVVRRTTCRCRSCGGRTTPRSLPAPYERSKVTGEWLGWLVHQKFGLLTPLDRLRRDLAERGVPLAMGTLVSFIERAADLLAPVDGYHWRALLAGSWMATDGTGLKVLVPKLPVAHNGYIELYRNHELAVFQYEADKSSESVVSKLAPFTGKLTADAEHRFNAVFETGRVIETGCNAHGRRKFRDAEATQPGLAKEGGAFIGAIYGEEEKAQALGLIGEALREHRQRYVRPLADDFEVWLAAVEPVLLPSEPLMAAVRYYRNHRDALFRFIDDRTSPSTTRPPSESSRTSRSCA, encoded by the coding sequence GTGGTCGACGTCGAGGCGCTGCAACGAGAGAACGCCGAGCTGCGCGGTCAGGTCTCTCAGCTCGTCCAGCAGTTGGCGAAGCTGAACGAGCGCGTGGCGCAGCTGCTGGCCATCGCCCAGCGCAAGCAACGCAAGACCCCGGCCGTGAAGCCTCCCGCGCCGCCGCCCACAGTCGAAGGCGAAGCCAAGCGCGCGTTCGACGAGCGTCCGCAGGCGCCCGGGAAGCCCACCGAGGAAGAGAAGGCCAAGTCGCCGGTGAAACCGACGGGGCGCAAGAAGCTCCCGCCGCACCTCGAGGCGGAGGAGCACACGCTTCGACCGGACGCTTGCATGCACTGCGGGAGCACAGCGCTCGATGCCGCTGACGAGATCACCGAGGAGAAGCTCCACGTGGTCAAGGAGCATCAGCGTCGACGTGTGGTGCGCCGCACCACCTGCCGCTGTCGGAGCTGCGGAGGACGCACGACACCGCGCTCCCTGCCAGCGCCCTACGAGCGCTCGAAGGTCACGGGCGAGTGGCTCGGATGGCTGGTCCATCAGAAGTTCGGGCTGCTGACGCCGCTCGACCGGCTTCGCCGTGATCTCGCCGAGCGGGGCGTGCCGCTGGCAATGGGCACGCTCGTGTCGTTCATTGAGCGAGCTGCGGACCTGCTCGCGCCCGTCGACGGCTACCACTGGCGAGCGCTCCTCGCGGGCTCGTGGATGGCCACCGATGGAACGGGCCTCAAGGTGCTCGTGCCAAAGCTCCCGGTCGCGCACAACGGCTACATCGAGCTGTACCGAAACCACGAGCTCGCGGTGTTCCAGTACGAGGCCGACAAGAGCAGCGAGTCGGTGGTGTCCAAGCTCGCGCCGTTCACGGGCAAGCTCACCGCGGACGCCGAGCATCGCTTCAACGCGGTGTTCGAGACGGGGCGTGTGATCGAGACCGGCTGCAACGCTCACGGGCGGCGCAAGTTTCGCGACGCCGAGGCCACCCAACCAGGGCTCGCCAAAGAGGGCGGGGCATTCATCGGCGCCATCTACGGCGAAGAGGAAAAGGCGCAGGCGCTAGGTCTCATAGGCGAAGCGCTGCGAGAGCATCGGCAACGCTACGTCCGGCCGCTCGCCGACGACTTCGAGGTGTGGCTCGCGGCCGTCGAGCCCGTGCTCCTCCCCTCGGAACCGCTCATGGCGGCGGTGCGCTACTACAGAAACCACCGCGATGCGCTCTTCCGATTCATCGACGACCGGACGTCCCCATCGACAACTCGCCCACCGAGCGAGAGTTCCAGAACGTCGCGAAGCTGCGCCTGA
- the tnpB gene encoding IS66 family insertion sequence element accessory protein TnpB has translation MFVAVEPIDMRGSFDSLAGAVRWLGLDPVDGHLYLFMNKRRRIAKALWFDGSGWCLLAKRLEAGSFQLPRIDGAETQVQIDGTAFASLLAGIDFTAARQGWYRRARADVRR, from the coding sequence GTGTTCGTGGCAGTGGAGCCCATCGACATGCGCGGCTCGTTCGACTCGCTTGCAGGAGCGGTGCGTTGGCTTGGACTCGACCCTGTAGATGGGCACCTCTACTTGTTCATGAACAAGCGGCGACGGATCGCGAAGGCCCTGTGGTTCGATGGTTCGGGGTGGTGTCTGCTGGCGAAGCGGCTCGAGGCTGGCAGCTTCCAGCTGCCGCGCATCGACGGCGCGGAAACCCAGGTGCAAATCGACGGTACGGCGTTCGCGTCGCTGCTCGCTGGCATCGATTTCACGGCGGCGCGACAGGGCTGGTACCGCCGCGCACGAGCGGATGTGCGGCGGTAG
- a CDS encoding VCBS repeat-containing protein has product MRRTRIAKRVLLLGCLLAPALWLPAGAMSQAGTRAGVSTQRSSSGEDVQSAAGRGTVAGRETEARGSRHGAEEHADAEDEQRRELTGDEEQDSVEERVEPGEGEEQEPEGAEPKDLPGAEQGNSSVTPQAISLPNAEGSIEGMGESFTPNLSSGTATFGVPIALPAGRAGVQPSLGLGYSSTSGNGVVGIGWGMSVPFIARQTDRGLPRYDDRQAWHAQEDRFIYNGGQELVPVDSTRMGTVDASGLFDVDSARDVPTDVATWQQYRARVEGGFMRFFRSPDGRRWVVQGKDGTRFDFGELPAMTGPPDLDSRLSLTSELGAGHGRIFSWYLTRMSDAHGSTVYYRYLEDRGHNYLADIYYVSPNSCAQGGVPDAQRACRAPLSQYAAHVQITYDTARPDVFSSYTMGWRTELRWRVRMVTVTMAEEAVGTRYLVRRYHLAYHGQVHHSLLASVQVEGRPNVPLGNAPPGVMTNGRVLETALEDSTVGELLPPMTFEYSQMPLGSVAGFGGVDNAVHNVAFGPDVSVDLADADLYDVNTDGLPDLIVTEPARYRTASGAPAAGVFFNGFRGASTTPAGRAGVFSDAVPVPMRGDLSGVMRMRNANIAPMDVDGDGRGDLLHMPRLDRYGYFTPTRRADEEVDYSVRPAQQGWGFTYAEVELDNVGDDPRIDLVRDGAHYKMWDVNNDHLVDVVRTTGTVMQTWMNLGWAPGGEGRFGQAIYNEGSGTWTLSTAPLETCLLHDGNPVDFSDSEIRLADMNGDGVQDIVRMRRGRLVYWPGRGEALWGDGPATCGRNEGAGRERHMENAPPELNPDLSGVFTVDVNEDGLSDVVQVRYRNLDVWMNVNGERFTARQTFASPFAPEFASNVRFADIDGSGTTDLVYGRAGEWQYMDLLGGVRPRLLTRVHNGLGAATTLTYASAAEDYTRDLVQADQCPGDCGGDEFQWSQVGPPRGKTLTDPGPGPAQCPWGDQLLYELSGRCVYRSGGTPVLSTVVRAVSTTDNFNLLGRAANVTRSEFKFHEGYYEGIEQEFRGFGAADAVAIGDEHHGTQYVRTYFHQGRRPSDIASDRLAENPFEALKGRQWYTETYDAQHAYLATAHGTVVARHLVTGLDGRVVWYAYVSQTDEFRYHHAEFVGAREERELPWLQFEGVDNNGGATTTGAPYTWRVPVRSARFAHVRGTTDVVDNVGNVWQQTTHGRLQDEHDTEPAAYPQDLTVGHVVPALLPGGNWLWRTVESFTTGASDGGLQLGRSTQTFDPVTGDLQHTQALAQLPGGVTFEFAGTADAQGYTMPSAQVIESSTQYDAWGTPRASCASGNLHAGGLNECLRYSEVSVDEAYAQLPTSERIAIRRGRDATFCADPVANAGAPFCLLETHATWERGMGVLRTATDPNDETSSVAYDGLGRLTAVVPPAFDDCTMTGAPTQSFTYQLATADSPVSRIMARVNHGNVGCTAPEYLDTVSYVDGLGRPRVSLARRGPMEWERSGLAVLNARGSSYMGYHNDLWGGAEPSAAAALTIPTTAYTTATYDAFGRVIRAAAEDHTETHTAYGATSTTVCDALDRSSNPRFNATCTTTRVDGQGRTIDQVLRQRRASTGNVLETYRLGSLYRADGVALQVGRAETEDDTPFGAGASVVGTHLLFRTFTYDSLGRRVASTDPDSDSRDAARTDANRTWRYLFNDVGDLAAVRDPRGCGQNFYYDHAGRLIAEDYVTCAEAIPPGDLPDTALPLDAIGMAEDAQQGQLVDVRYFFDEEPDFDLDVAAVSDNPRWIGRLSGSTDRAQRSVVVYDQRGQPEAALRQMAVLPRARNLNASLNAQLTQTGLRAPLAPTTRRWDEEAGHTYVARTTYDYAGRPVAMDYPSDPDWEAMGGETGFTPEVGGTLHYNQLGLPIGVDLRVSANGGTLYGVPIVRNVTYNADRQPVRTDYGDPQVIGTLYTETTYDERGRPERSLAVRTPSAGAVVPDLNAVTTVHDFQYTWDAVSNLTEVTDARATAEWPAGYRPWRQNIEHDALYRVTNVAFTYMNDQTGAFDPGYDDAATDWREERTRPNLDGSTHGERDPMHRRPAPMVSTNAPTRVRDLTYDYDWLANQTDWTDDQGVFYERSAGLLSSGNDDPGFSPLSPSDRPSALYLSTNIRPAPATRQVGVDHGGYVTLNYGQDGNVTHMTVRSQCLDRSATLVCADPRDQSLATRRSTLENNCRCQREQHYRYDWDELNRLAEARRYDRQGASGGWYLMVQQRYRYDAGNVRVIKETLNRGRDGDAFAATTLQPYPGDYERRGLEHDYAGHTYHASTTLGTETQYLVGGARLVWANNNELDPTGALTCEQRLTLPLSDLVHSTAAVVDLQSGDLLEHTTFYPNGARETHRTTEDVSMQLEPIGFTGKEADEEVGLVYFGERYLIPRLGRWASVDPLSVHAMGGGEAMNGYHYVGGSLLQARDPLGLQCQGECPAPPPRTPNHVMQDWDPEEQQILLSDPTAPPAEASPERQPPRPRQPTLEQLMEEAISDDASAQLLLLMLAATGGDEASSPPPEDSDQEQSEERPWMISSIPVDFSFGFSGTVSGGTLGTAGSVGLNVQSVAPLEGEGHSGLYLVVPTVDDGDSLRQENYALGAGFGWSFGPNIAIGGRGAEWKGIFHNLEILGIFTIFWGDGDLSEDNPAYFGIDLAQRSTSTGFNVFRRFDTLYIPVVTTERTEQDPGIGFGHGDRIDFGSWLEFGDSD; this is encoded by the coding sequence ATGAGACGGACTCGAATCGCGAAGAGAGTGTTGCTGCTGGGATGCTTGCTTGCCCCGGCTCTCTGGCTGCCCGCGGGCGCCATGTCCCAGGCGGGCACGCGCGCCGGCGTGAGCACGCAGCGCAGCTCGTCGGGCGAGGACGTGCAGTCGGCCGCGGGTCGCGGGACGGTCGCTGGCCGCGAGACCGAGGCACGCGGGAGCCGCCATGGGGCCGAGGAGCACGCCGACGCCGAGGACGAGCAGCGTCGCGAACTGACCGGTGACGAGGAGCAGGACAGCGTCGAGGAGCGCGTCGAACCCGGTGAGGGCGAGGAACAAGAGCCCGAAGGAGCCGAGCCCAAAGACCTTCCCGGCGCGGAGCAGGGCAACAGCTCCGTTACGCCGCAGGCCATCTCGCTGCCCAACGCCGAGGGCTCCATCGAAGGCATGGGCGAGAGCTTCACGCCCAACCTGAGCAGCGGCACGGCGACCTTTGGCGTGCCCATCGCGCTCCCCGCAGGTCGGGCCGGCGTCCAGCCGTCGCTCGGGCTCGGCTACTCCAGCACCAGCGGCAACGGCGTCGTCGGCATCGGCTGGGGGATGAGCGTGCCGTTCATCGCTCGACAGACCGACCGCGGACTCCCCCGCTACGACGACCGCCAAGCGTGGCACGCGCAGGAAGACCGCTTCATCTACAACGGCGGCCAAGAGCTGGTGCCCGTCGACAGCACCCGCATGGGCACGGTGGACGCCAGCGGCCTCTTCGACGTGGACAGCGCCCGGGATGTGCCGACGGACGTGGCGACGTGGCAGCAGTACCGCGCGCGTGTGGAGGGCGGGTTCATGCGCTTCTTCCGCTCGCCGGACGGTCGCCGCTGGGTGGTGCAGGGAAAGGACGGTACGCGCTTCGACTTCGGTGAGCTGCCGGCCATGACGGGCCCCCCGGACCTCGACAGCCGCCTGAGCCTCACCAGCGAGCTGGGGGCAGGGCATGGTCGCATTTTCAGCTGGTACCTCACCCGCATGAGCGACGCGCACGGGTCGACGGTGTACTACCGCTACCTCGAGGACCGCGGGCACAACTACCTGGCCGACATCTACTACGTGTCGCCCAACAGCTGCGCGCAGGGGGGCGTCCCCGACGCCCAGCGCGCGTGCCGCGCCCCGCTCAGTCAATACGCCGCGCACGTGCAGATCACCTACGACACGGCGCGCCCCGACGTGTTCAGCAGCTACACCATGGGCTGGCGCACCGAGCTGCGCTGGCGCGTGCGCATGGTGACCGTGACCATGGCCGAGGAGGCGGTGGGCACCCGCTACCTGGTCCGCCGCTACCACCTAGCCTACCACGGCCAGGTGCATCACTCGCTCCTCGCGAGCGTGCAGGTGGAGGGCCGCCCCAACGTGCCACTGGGCAACGCGCCCCCAGGTGTGATGACCAACGGGCGCGTGCTCGAGACGGCGCTCGAAGACAGCACGGTGGGCGAGCTGCTCCCGCCGATGACCTTCGAGTACAGCCAGATGCCACTCGGTTCCGTCGCGGGCTTTGGCGGCGTGGACAACGCGGTGCACAACGTCGCGTTCGGCCCCGACGTGTCGGTGGACCTCGCCGACGCGGACCTGTACGACGTCAACACGGACGGCCTGCCGGACCTCATCGTGACCGAGCCCGCGCGCTACCGCACGGCCTCTGGCGCCCCCGCGGCAGGCGTGTTCTTCAACGGCTTCCGCGGCGCGAGCACCACCCCGGCCGGTCGCGCGGGCGTGTTCAGCGACGCGGTGCCCGTCCCCATGCGCGGCGACCTGAGCGGCGTCATGCGCATGCGCAACGCCAACATCGCGCCCATGGACGTGGACGGCGACGGCCGCGGCGACCTGCTGCACATGCCGCGGCTCGATCGCTACGGGTACTTCACGCCCACGCGCCGCGCGGACGAAGAGGTGGACTACAGCGTGCGCCCCGCGCAGCAGGGCTGGGGCTTTACCTATGCCGAGGTGGAGCTCGACAACGTGGGAGACGACCCGCGCATCGACCTCGTGCGCGACGGGGCGCACTACAAGATGTGGGACGTCAACAACGACCACCTGGTGGACGTGGTGCGCACCACCGGCACGGTGATGCAGACCTGGATGAACCTGGGCTGGGCGCCCGGCGGCGAGGGGCGCTTCGGGCAGGCCATCTACAACGAGGGCAGCGGGACCTGGACCCTGTCCACCGCGCCCCTCGAGACCTGCTTGCTGCACGACGGCAACCCGGTCGACTTCAGCGACTCGGAGATTCGCCTGGCGGACATGAACGGCGACGGCGTGCAGGACATCGTGCGCATGCGCCGCGGGCGCCTGGTGTATTGGCCCGGGCGCGGCGAGGCCCTGTGGGGCGACGGCCCAGCCACGTGCGGCCGCAACGAGGGCGCAGGCCGCGAGCGCCACATGGAGAACGCACCGCCGGAGCTGAACCCAGACTTGAGCGGCGTGTTCACCGTCGACGTGAACGAGGACGGCCTGAGCGACGTGGTGCAGGTGCGCTACCGCAACCTGGACGTGTGGATGAACGTGAACGGCGAGCGCTTCACGGCGCGCCAGACGTTCGCCTCGCCCTTCGCCCCCGAGTTCGCTTCCAACGTGCGCTTCGCCGACATCGACGGCTCGGGTACCACGGACCTGGTGTACGGGCGGGCCGGCGAGTGGCAGTACATGGACTTGCTGGGCGGTGTCCGTCCACGCCTGCTCACCCGCGTGCACAACGGCCTCGGTGCCGCCACCACGCTCACTTACGCCAGCGCCGCCGAGGACTACACCCGCGACCTGGTGCAGGCGGACCAGTGCCCAGGCGACTGCGGGGGCGACGAGTTCCAGTGGAGCCAGGTGGGCCCCCCTCGTGGCAAGACCCTGACCGACCCGGGGCCAGGACCCGCCCAGTGCCCCTGGGGCGACCAGTTGCTGTACGAGCTGAGCGGGCGCTGCGTGTACCGCAGCGGCGGCACGCCAGTGCTGAGCACGGTGGTGCGCGCCGTGAGCACCACGGACAACTTCAACCTGCTGGGGCGCGCGGCCAACGTCACGCGCAGCGAGTTCAAGTTCCACGAGGGCTACTACGAGGGCATCGAGCAGGAGTTCCGGGGCTTCGGCGCGGCCGACGCCGTGGCCATCGGCGATGAGCACCACGGAACGCAGTACGTGCGCACCTACTTCCACCAGGGGCGCCGACCGAGCGACATCGCCAGCGACCGTCTGGCCGAGAACCCCTTCGAGGCGCTCAAGGGGCGCCAGTGGTACACGGAGACGTACGACGCCCAGCACGCCTACCTGGCCACCGCGCACGGCACCGTGGTGGCGCGCCACCTCGTCACGGGCCTCGACGGACGCGTGGTCTGGTACGCCTACGTCTCGCAGACCGACGAGTTCCGCTACCACCACGCCGAGTTCGTGGGGGCGCGCGAGGAGCGCGAGCTGCCGTGGCTGCAGTTCGAGGGCGTGGACAACAACGGCGGCGCGACGACGACGGGGGCGCCCTACACGTGGCGTGTGCCCGTGCGCAGCGCGCGCTTTGCCCACGTGCGTGGCACCACCGACGTGGTCGACAACGTGGGCAACGTCTGGCAGCAGACCACGCACGGCCGCCTGCAGGACGAGCACGACACCGAACCGGCCGCGTATCCCCAGGACCTCACCGTGGGGCACGTGGTGCCCGCGCTGCTGCCCGGCGGCAACTGGCTGTGGCGCACCGTGGAGAGCTTCACCACGGGCGCCAGCGACGGCGGACTCCAGCTGGGCCGGAGCACGCAGACCTTCGACCCGGTCACGGGTGACCTGCAGCACACTCAGGCGCTCGCCCAGCTGCCCGGCGGCGTCACCTTCGAGTTCGCCGGCACGGCCGACGCGCAGGGCTACACCATGCCCAGCGCGCAGGTCATCGAGTCCTCCACGCAGTACGACGCGTGGGGCACGCCCCGCGCCAGCTGCGCAAGCGGCAACCTGCACGCAGGCGGGCTGAACGAGTGCCTGCGCTACTCCGAGGTCAGCGTGGACGAGGCCTACGCCCAGCTACCCACGTCGGAGCGCATCGCCATCCGGCGGGGACGAGACGCCACATTCTGCGCCGACCCGGTGGCCAACGCCGGAGCCCCCTTCTGCCTGCTGGAGACCCATGCCACGTGGGAGCGCGGCATGGGCGTGTTGCGCACGGCCACCGACCCGAACGACGAGACCTCGTCGGTGGCCTACGACGGCCTCGGGCGCCTGACGGCGGTGGTGCCACCCGCGTTCGACGACTGCACCATGACGGGGGCCCCGACCCAGTCGTTCACCTACCAGCTGGCGACCGCCGACTCGCCGGTCAGCCGCATCATGGCCCGTGTCAACCACGGCAACGTGGGCTGCACGGCCCCCGAGTACCTAGACACTGTCTCGTACGTGGACGGTCTCGGCCGCCCGCGCGTCTCGCTTGCGCGCCGCGGGCCAATGGAGTGGGAGCGCAGCGGGCTGGCCGTGCTCAACGCGCGCGGAAGCTCCTACATGGGCTACCACAACGACCTGTGGGGAGGCGCCGAGCCCAGCGCGGCAGCGGCCCTGACCATCCCCACCACGGCCTACACCACGGCAACCTACGACGCCTTCGGGCGCGTCATCCGCGCCGCGGCCGAAGACCACACCGAGACCCACACGGCCTACGGCGCCACCAGCACCACGGTGTGCGACGCGCTCGACCGCAGCTCCAACCCGCGCTTCAACGCCACGTGCACCACCACCCGCGTGGACGGCCAGGGGCGCACCATCGACCAGGTGCTGCGCCAACGGCGCGCGTCCACGGGCAACGTGCTCGAGACCTATCGGCTGGGCAGTCTCTACCGCGCCGACGGCGTGGCGCTGCAGGTGGGGCGCGCCGAGACCGAGGACGACACCCCCTTCGGCGCCGGGGCCAGCGTGGTGGGCACCCACCTGCTGTTCCGCACCTTCACCTATGACTCCCTCGGGCGTCGGGTGGCCTCCACCGACCCCGACAGCGACTCGCGCGACGCCGCGCGCACGGACGCCAACCGCACCTGGCGCTACCTCTTCAACGACGTGGGCGACTTGGCCGCGGTGCGCGACCCGCGCGGCTGCGGCCAGAACTTCTACTACGACCACGCCGGCCGGCTCATCGCCGAGGACTACGTCACCTGCGCCGAGGCCATCCCGCCGGGCGACCTGCCCGACACGGCGCTGCCACTCGACGCCATCGGCATGGCCGAGGACGCCCAGCAGGGCCAGCTGGTGGACGTGCGCTACTTCTTCGACGAAGAGCCCGACTTCGACCTGGACGTGGCAGCCGTGTCCGACAACCCGCGCTGGATAGGCCGGCTGAGCGGCTCGACCGATCGCGCGCAGCGCAGCGTGGTGGTCTACGACCAGCGCGGCCAGCCCGAAGCCGCGCTGCGCCAGATGGCGGTGCTGCCCCGCGCACGAAACCTCAACGCCAGCCTGAACGCGCAGCTCACGCAGACTGGCTTGCGTGCGCCATTGGCACCGACCACCCGCCGCTGGGACGAGGAAGCAGGCCACACCTACGTCGCGCGCACCACCTACGACTACGCGGGGCGGCCCGTCGCCATGGACTACCCCAGCGACCCCGACTGGGAAGCCATGGGGGGAGAGACGGGCTTCACTCCCGAAGTCGGCGGCACGCTGCACTACAACCAGCTGGGCCTGCCGATTGGCGTGGACCTCCGCGTGTCCGCCAACGGCGGCACCCTCTACGGCGTGCCCATCGTGCGCAACGTCACCTACAACGCCGACCGGCAGCCCGTGCGAACGGACTACGGCGACCCCCAGGTCATCGGCACCCTGTACACGGAGACCACCTACGACGAGCGAGGACGCCCCGAGCGCAGCCTGGCCGTGCGTACCCCCAGCGCGGGGGCCGTGGTGCCCGACCTCAACGCCGTCACCACCGTGCACGACTTCCAGTACACCTGGGACGCGGTCAGCAACCTGACCGAGGTGACCGACGCCCGCGCTACGGCCGAGTGGCCCGCCGGCTACCGTCCGTGGCGCCAGAACATCGAGCACGACGCGCTCTACCGCGTCACGAACGTGGCGTTCACGTACATGAACGACCAGACGGGCGCGTTCGACCCGGGCTACGACGATGCGGCGACGGACTGGCGCGAGGAGCGCACCCGCCCCAACCTCGACGGCAGCACCCACGGCGAGCGCGACCCCATGCACCGGCGGCCGGCGCCGATGGTGTCCACCAACGCGCCCACGCGCGTGCGTGACCTCACGTACGACTACGACTGGCTGGCCAACCAGACCGACTGGACCGACGACCAGGGTGTCTTCTACGAGCGCTCGGCCGGCCTGCTGAGCAGCGGCAACGACGACCCGGGCTTCTCCCCGCTGTCGCCATCCGACCGCCCGAGCGCCCTGTACCTCAGCACCAACATCCGGCCGGCCCCGGCCACGCGCCAAGTGGGCGTGGACCACGGCGGCTACGTCACCCTGAACTACGGCCAGGACGGCAACGTCACCCACATGACGGTGCGCAGCCAGTGCCTCGACCGCTCCGCCACGCTCGTCTGCGCCGACCCCCGCGACCAGAGCCTCGCCACCCGCCGCAGCACGCTCGAGAACAACTGCCGCTGCCAGCGCGAGCAGCACTACCGCTACGACTGGGACGAGCTCAACCGCCTGGCCGAGGCCCGCCGCTACGACCGCCAAGGCGCCTCCGGCGGCTGGTACCTCATGGTCCAGCAGCGCTACCGCTACGACGCCGGCAACGTCCGGGTGATCAAGGAGACCCTCAACCGCGGCCGCGACGGAGACGCCTTCGCCGCCACCACGCTCCAGCCCTATCCAGGCGACTACGAGCGCCGCGGCCTCGAGCACGACTACGCCGGCCACACCTACCACGCCAGCACCACCCTCGGAACCGAGACCCAATACCTCGTGGGCGGCGCCCGCCTCGTCTGGGCCAACAACAACGAGCTGGACCCCACAGGCGCCCTCACCTGCGAGCAACGCCTGACCCTCCCGCTCAGCGACCTGGTCCACAGCACCGCCGCCGTCGTAGATCTGCAAAGTGGCGACCTCCTGGAACACACCACCTTCTACCCCAACGGCGCACGCGAGACGCACCGAACCACCGAGGACGTCTCCATGCAGCTCGAGCCGATCGGCTTCACGGGCAAGGAAGCCGACGAAGAAGTTGGGCTGGTGTACTTCGGGGAGCGGTATCTGATCCCCCGGCTCGGCCGCTGGGCAAGCGTAGACCCGCTGAGCGTGCACGCCATGGGCGGAGGCGAGGCGATGAACGGGTACCACTACGTTGGCGGGAGCCTGTTGCAGGCCAGGGACCCGCTCGGGCTCCAATGCCAAGGCGAATGTCCAGCCCCCCCCCCTCGGACGCCCAACCATGTGATGCAGGACTGGGACCCGGAGGAGCAGCAAATCCTACTCTCCGATCCGACCGCACCACCCGCTGAGGCGTCCCCTGAGCGACAGCCCCCGCGCCCCCGTCAGCCCACACTGGAGCAGCTGATGGAGGAGGCGATTTCTGACGACGCTAGCGCGCAGCTGCTACTCCTGATGCTCGCAGCTACGGGTGGCGATGAAGCGTCATCTCCGCCACCCGAGGACAGCGACCAGGAACAGTCTGAAGAACGACCCTGGATGATCTCGTCGATACCAGTTGACTTCTCGTTTGGTTTCTCCGGGACCGTGAGCGGAGGCACTCTAGGTACCGCAGGTTCCGTAGGTCTAAACGTTCAGTCTGTTGCGCCGCTTGAAGGCGAAGGTCACAGTGGTCTCTATCTCGTTGTGCCCACCGTAGACGATGGCGATTCACTCAGGCAAGAGAACTACGCGCTGGGGGCCGGGTTTGGGTGGTCGTTTGGGCCGAATATCGCAATCGGTGGGCGAGGTGCAGAGTGGAAGGGGATATTCCATAATCTTGAGATTCTTGGAATATTTACGATATTCTGGGGAGACGGCGATCTGTCTGAGGACAACCCTGCGTACTTTGGGATTGACCTAGCTCAGCGTAGTACTTCTACGGGCTTCAACGTGTTCAGGAGGTTCGACACGCTCTACATTCCTGTCGTGACGACTGAGCGAACCGAGCAAGATCCCGGGATCGGCTTTGGGCATGGTGATAGGATCGACTTTGGCAGTTGGTTGGAGTTCGGTGACAGTGATTGA